The following coding sequences lie in one Heyndrickxia oleronia genomic window:
- a CDS encoding sigma-54 interaction domain-containing protein, which yields MQNVLLVGGGKGGAAILKMLLGSNNFRIQAVIDRNINARAIQLAEKKGIPTGSNWRDFYNDSIDIIIEVTGDQNVFQEILEVRSKQTVLIPGSVAYLIATLMEEKEGLITELQNETYKHHLILNSTDDAMVVIDTDGMIIFFNKSAARMTGVPVSQAIGKHIHEVIPKSKLPRIISTKRIESNQESVLENGKRIITTRIPMTNDRNEVIGAIAVFKDITEVVNLAEEITNLKEIQTMLEAIIQSSDEAISVVDENGRGILINPAYTRITGLPKEQVIGQPATADISEGESMHLKVIQTRRAIRGTKMRVGPMKKEVIVNVAPIIVDGILKGSVGVIHDVSEIQSLTKELNRARQIIRNLEAKYTFEDIISNSDEMNIAVEQAKLGAKTPATILLRGESGTGKELFAHAIHNASDRKYNKFIRVNCAAISESLLESELFGYEEGAFSGAKRGGKKGLFEEANNGSIFLDEIGELSANTQAKLLRVLQENEIVRVGGTNAIPINVRIIAATHVNLEKAIADRSFREDLYYRLNRMPIHIPPLRNRKEEIPLLCDKLIHKLNQDYGRNVEGITEQAIVKLMEYDWPGNVRELENILGRAIIFMGYNEVQLDSRHIMDLTSHQAKPLESPLKITIDKDLTSLVDQYEKNIIKQVLEQNNGNKTATAKQLGVSIRNLYYKIEKYNLANINMQ from the coding sequence TTGCAGAATGTTCTATTAGTTGGAGGAGGCAAGGGCGGAGCAGCAATTTTGAAAATGCTTCTTGGTAGTAACAATTTTAGGATACAGGCGGTTATTGATCGAAATATAAATGCTAGGGCAATCCAATTGGCAGAAAAAAAAGGAATCCCTACAGGAAGCAATTGGAGAGATTTTTATAATGACTCGATTGATATTATAATTGAAGTCACAGGTGATCAAAATGTATTCCAAGAAATTTTAGAAGTAAGAAGTAAACAAACTGTCTTAATTCCTGGCAGTGTTGCATATTTAATTGCTACTTTAATGGAGGAAAAAGAAGGATTAATTACAGAATTACAAAATGAGACATATAAACACCATTTAATTTTAAACTCTACTGATGATGCTATGGTTGTGATTGATACAGATGGAATGATCATTTTCTTTAATAAAAGTGCAGCCCGTATGACAGGTGTTCCTGTATCACAAGCAATTGGAAAACATATTCATGAAGTCATTCCAAAAAGTAAATTGCCGAGAATTATTTCAACTAAAAGAATAGAAAGTAATCAAGAATCCGTTCTTGAAAATGGAAAAAGAATTATCACCACAAGAATTCCAATGACGAACGATCGTAATGAAGTGATCGGAGCCATTGCCGTGTTTAAAGACATAACGGAGGTTGTTAATCTAGCTGAGGAAATAACAAATCTGAAAGAAATTCAAACAATGTTAGAAGCAATCATTCAGTCAAGTGATGAAGCAATTTCCGTTGTTGATGAGAATGGACGCGGGATATTAATTAATCCTGCATATACAAGAATTACCGGGCTACCAAAAGAACAAGTAATTGGCCAGCCGGCCACAGCAGATATCTCTGAGGGAGAAAGTATGCATTTAAAGGTCATTCAAACACGCCGAGCAATAAGAGGTACAAAAATGCGTGTTGGCCCGATGAAAAAAGAGGTAATCGTTAATGTTGCACCAATTATAGTAGATGGAATTTTAAAAGGAAGTGTAGGAGTCATTCACGATGTTTCCGAGATTCAATCCCTTACAAAAGAATTAAATCGCGCAAGACAAATCATTCGGAACTTAGAAGCTAAGTATACCTTTGAAGATATTATTTCTAATTCTGATGAAATGAACATTGCGGTGGAACAGGCAAAGTTAGGGGCAAAAACGCCTGCAACCATTTTACTAAGAGGGGAATCTGGGACAGGTAAGGAGTTATTCGCACATGCAATACATAATGCAAGTGATCGAAAATATAATAAATTTATCCGTGTGAACTGTGCAGCTATTTCAGAATCTTTATTGGAAAGTGAATTATTTGGCTATGAAGAAGGAGCCTTTTCTGGTGCAAAACGTGGCGGAAAAAAAGGTTTGTTTGAAGAAGCTAATAATGGGAGTATTTTCCTTGATGAAATTGGTGAATTAAGTGCGAATACTCAGGCAAAGTTATTGAGGGTTTTACAGGAAAACGAAATTGTACGTGTTGGCGGTACAAATGCTATCCCGATAAATGTTAGAATCATTGCTGCTACTCATGTCAATCTTGAGAAAGCGATTGCTGATCGCTCGTTTCGCGAAGACTTGTATTATCGTTTGAATCGAATGCCGATTCATATTCCTCCTTTAAGAAATAGAAAAGAGGAAATTCCATTATTGTGTGATAAGTTGATTCATAAGTTAAATCAAGACTATGGTAGGAATGTTGAAGGAATAACTGAGCAGGCAATTGTAAAACTAATGGAATATGATTGGCCAGGAAATGTTCGAGAACTAGAAAATATCCTAGGACGTGCCATAATATTTATGGGCTATAATGAAGTGCAATTGGATAGTAGGCATATTATGGATTTAACCAGCCACCAAGCAAAGCCATTAGAATCACCTTTAAAAATAACAATTGATAAGGATCTAACATCATTAGTAGATCAGTATGAAAAAAATATTATTAAACAAGTGTTAGAGCAAAATAATGGCAATAAAACAGCAACGGCAAAGCAATTAGGTGTTTCAATTAGAAATCTATATTATAAAATTGAAAAATATAATCTTGCAAATATAAACATGCAATAA
- the yqiS gene encoding phosphate butyryltransferase, which produces MNLDGVIKKATQQNKAKVAIAAAEDYEVLEAVSLAVEHRLASFLLYGSEKGIYELIDRNFPQLIGHEDIAIIHAESNDEAAKLAVLAVGSGNAHVLMKGNIPTAKLLKTVLKKEYGLRTGKVLSHVAAFEVPAFDRLIFVSDAAMNIEPDVEQKAHIINNSVQIARATGIELPKVAVLAAVEVINPTMKATLDAAALTQMNNRGQIKNCLVDGPLALDNAISLEAAEHKGIHSEVAGQADILLVPTIETGNSLYKSLIYFAKAKVAAVIAGAKVPIVLTSRADSAENKLYSLALAICSSN; this is translated from the coding sequence ATGAATTTAGACGGAGTAATAAAAAAAGCAACCCAACAAAATAAGGCAAAAGTGGCAATTGCAGCCGCTGAGGATTACGAGGTATTGGAAGCGGTTTCACTCGCTGTGGAACATCGACTGGCTAGTTTTTTATTATACGGATCGGAAAAAGGGATTTACGAATTAATCGATCGCAATTTTCCGCAGCTAATTGGCCATGAGGATATTGCAATTATTCATGCCGAATCTAATGATGAAGCAGCTAAATTAGCTGTGCTTGCAGTGGGGAGTGGTAATGCTCACGTTCTAATGAAAGGAAATATTCCTACAGCTAAGTTATTGAAAACAGTATTAAAAAAGGAATATGGACTAAGAACGGGGAAAGTTTTATCACATGTTGCTGCTTTTGAAGTACCAGCATTTGACCGTTTAATATTTGTATCAGATGCTGCTATGAATATTGAGCCTGATGTTGAACAAAAGGCTCATATTATAAACAATTCTGTTCAAATTGCTCGTGCAACTGGAATTGAACTTCCAAAAGTTGCAGTTTTGGCAGCAGTGGAAGTAATTAATCCTACAATGAAAGCAACATTAGATGCAGCAGCACTAACACAAATGAATAATAGGGGGCAAATTAAAAATTGTCTCGTTGATGGACCACTTGCACTTGATAATGCTATTTCTCTTGAAGCCGCAGAGCACAAAGGGATTCATAGTGAAGTTGCGGGTCAAGCGGATATTCTATTAGTACCAACTATTGAAACGGGAAACTCCCTTTATAAATCATTAATTTATTTTGCTAAGGCAAAAGTTGCTGCAGTTATAGCTGGTGCAAAAGTACCAATTGTATTAACATCAAGAGCAGATAGTGCCGAGAATAAATTATATTCACTAGCACTTGCAATATGCTCATCAAATTAA
- the bcd gene encoding branched-chain amino acid dehydrogenase, protein MKIFEYMGKYDYEQLLFCQDEQSGLKAIIAIHDTTLGPALGGTRMWTYASEDAAIEDALRLARGMTYKNAAAGLNLGGGKTVIIGDPRKDKNEEMFRAFGRFIQGLNGRYITAEDVGTTVADMDLIHEETNFVTGISPAFGSSGNPSPVTAYGCYVGMKAAAKEAFGSDSLEGLTVSVQGVGNVAFELCRYLNEEGAKLIVTDINKEAVQRAVEQFGAKAVDPNDIYGVESDIFAPCALGAIINDETIPQLKAKVIAGSANNQLKETRHGDQIHEMGIVYAPDYVINAGGVINVADELYGYNHERAMKKVEGIYQNVAKVIEISKRDAIPTYMAADRMAEERIAKVSKSRSQFLLNSKHILSNRA, encoded by the coding sequence ATGAAAATTTTTGAATACATGGGTAAATATGATTATGAACAATTATTATTCTGTCAGGATGAACAATCTGGATTAAAAGCCATTATTGCTATTCATGATACAACTTTAGGACCTGCATTAGGTGGGACAAGAATGTGGACTTATGCATCAGAGGATGCAGCAATTGAAGATGCACTTCGTTTAGCAAGAGGAATGACCTATAAAAATGCTGCAGCAGGTTTGAACTTAGGTGGAGGAAAAACTGTCATTATTGGTGATCCACGTAAAGACAAGAACGAAGAAATGTTCCGTGCCTTTGGTCGCTTTATTCAAGGGTTAAATGGTCGATATATTACAGCTGAAGATGTAGGAACAACAGTAGCTGATATGGATTTAATTCATGAAGAAACTAATTTTGTAACAGGAATTTCTCCTGCATTCGGATCTTCAGGTAATCCATCACCTGTAACTGCATACGGTTGCTACGTAGGTATGAAAGCTGCTGCTAAAGAAGCTTTTGGATCAGATTCACTTGAAGGGTTAACGGTTTCAGTACAGGGTGTAGGAAATGTTGCTTTCGAATTATGCCGTTATTTGAATGAGGAAGGCGCTAAACTAATTGTTACTGATATTAATAAAGAAGCGGTACAAAGAGCTGTTGAACAATTTGGAGCGAAAGCTGTAGATCCTAATGATATTTATGGTGTTGAAAGTGATATTTTTGCACCGTGTGCACTAGGAGCAATTATTAATGATGAAACTATTCCACAATTAAAGGCAAAAGTTATTGCTGGATCAGCAAATAATCAATTAAAAGAAACTCGTCATGGTGATCAAATTCATGAGATGGGCATTGTCTATGCACCAGATTATGTCATTAATGCTGGTGGTGTTATTAATGTAGCGGATGAATTATATGGATATAATCATGAACGTGCTATGAAAAAGGTAGAAGGAATTTATCAAAATGTGGCAAAAGTAATTGAAATTTCAAAGCGTGACGCAATTCCTACTTACATGGCAGCTGATCGTATGGCAGAAGAAAGAATTGCAAAGGTTTCAAAATCTAGAAGTCAATTTTTATTAAATAGCAAACATATTTTAAGCAATCGTGCTTAA
- the buk gene encoding butyrate kinase, whose translation MEVTALSHNEHRILVINPGSTSTKIGVFVNDHSIFEKTIRHDSQFIQCFHKIADQYEFRKKTILETLDEEGINLSRLDAICGRGGLLRPIEGGTYTVNKEMLDDLHSGYAGQHASNLGGILAYEIATALNIPAFIVDPVVVDELEPLARISGFSLIERKSIFHALNQKAVARRVSKQLGKKYEELSVIVVHMGGGITVGVHKNGRVIDVNNGLHGEGPFSPERAGTVPVGDLIDLCFSGMYYREEIMKKIVGQGGLVGYLGTNDAIEVEKMIEHGDENAKLVYDAMAYQVAKEIGSASAVLKGKVDAIILTGGLAYGKEFVSKIREYINWIADVIVQPGEDELQALAEGTLRVLIGEEQAKEYTNDKIVHKM comes from the coding sequence ATGGAGGTAACAGCTTTGTCGCATAACGAACACAGAATATTAGTGATTAACCCTGGATCAACTTCGACTAAAATTGGTGTCTTTGTAAATGATCATTCTATTTTTGAAAAAACAATCCGTCATGATTCACAATTCATACAATGCTTTCATAAAATAGCTGACCAATATGAATTTCGTAAAAAAACCATTCTTGAAACATTAGATGAAGAAGGGATAAACTTATCTCGTTTAGATGCTATATGTGGAAGGGGTGGCCTGCTTCGCCCTATTGAAGGAGGAACCTATACAGTAAATAAAGAGATGCTAGATGATTTACACTCAGGATATGCAGGCCAACATGCATCAAATCTCGGGGGGATATTAGCATATGAGATAGCTACTGCATTAAATATTCCTGCATTTATCGTTGATCCAGTTGTTGTTGACGAGCTGGAGCCCCTTGCAAGAATATCTGGTTTTTCATTAATTGAACGCAAAAGTATATTTCATGCATTAAATCAAAAAGCCGTTGCAAGACGAGTCTCTAAGCAATTAGGAAAAAAATATGAGGAATTAAGTGTTATTGTTGTTCACATGGGTGGAGGCATTACAGTTGGTGTACATAAAAATGGTAGAGTGATCGATGTAAATAATGGTTTACATGGTGAAGGGCCATTTAGTCCTGAGCGAGCAGGTACGGTTCCAGTTGGTGATCTTATCGATCTTTGTTTTTCTGGGATGTATTATCGTGAAGAAATTATGAAGAAAATCGTGGGTCAAGGTGGTTTAGTTGGCTACCTAGGGACAAATGATGCGATTGAAGTAGAAAAAATGATTGAACATGGTGATGAAAATGCAAAGCTTGTCTATGATGCGATGGCATACCAAGTAGCCAAAGAGATCGGATCTGCAAGCGCTGTTTTAAAAGGAAAGGTCGATGCGATCATTTTAACAGGCGGTCTTGCATACGGAAAAGAGTTTGTAAGTAAAATTCGCGAGTATATTAATTGGATAGCAGATGTTATTGTACAACCAGGTGAAGATGAGCTTCAAGCATTAGCTGAAGGAACTTTACGCGTCCTCATAGGTGAAGAACAAGCAAAAGAATATACGAATGATAAAATTGTTCATAAAATGTAA
- the lpdA gene encoding dihydrolipoyl dehydrogenase — translation MAQEYDLVILGGGTGGYVAAIRASQLGLKTAIVEKGLLGGTCLHKGCIPSKALLRSAEVYATAKKSEDFGVEIGEVQLNFPRVQERKNQIVDQLHRGVQHLMKQGKIDVYEGIGRILGPSIFSPMPGTISVEMNNGQENEMLIPKNVIIATGSRPRSLPGLEFDGEKILSSDEALSLTELPKSIIIVGGGVIGIEWASMLNDFGVEVTVIEYADRIVPTEDHEISKEAARILKKKGVKIVTSAKVLSESLQIENTQVSISAEVKGEQQSFKGEKILVSVGRQANTENIGLQNTEIQVEKGFIQVNEYFQTKESHIYAIGDVIGGLQLAHVASHEGIVAVEHIAGEKPDPIDYSLISKCIYSNPEMASVGLTEQEAKDKGYHLKVGKFNFRAIGKALVYGEADGFVKIIADKDTDDILGVHMIGPHVTDMISEAGLARVLDATPWEVAHTIHPHPSLSEAIGEAALAVDGKAIHS, via the coding sequence TTGGCACAAGAATATGATTTAGTCATTTTAGGTGGTGGAACTGGTGGTTATGTTGCCGCCATTCGAGCATCACAATTAGGGCTTAAAACAGCGATTGTTGAGAAAGGGCTTTTAGGCGGTACATGTTTACATAAAGGTTGTATACCAAGTAAAGCTTTACTACGCAGTGCAGAAGTGTATGCAACTGCTAAAAAAAGCGAGGATTTTGGAGTTGAAATAGGAGAAGTACAGCTTAATTTTCCACGTGTGCAAGAACGAAAAAATCAAATTGTTGATCAACTACATCGTGGCGTTCAACATTTGATGAAACAAGGAAAAATTGATGTTTACGAAGGAATTGGTCGAATTTTAGGACCATCTATCTTCTCCCCGATGCCTGGAACAATTTCTGTAGAAATGAACAATGGTCAAGAAAATGAAATGCTTATTCCTAAAAATGTGATTATTGCGACAGGCTCTCGTCCTCGATCACTTCCAGGATTAGAGTTTGATGGGGAAAAAATTCTTTCATCTGACGAAGCACTCAGTTTAACTGAATTACCAAAATCAATTATTATTGTTGGTGGTGGTGTGATTGGTATTGAGTGGGCATCGATGTTAAATGATTTTGGTGTAGAAGTTACAGTCATTGAATATGCTGATCGAATTGTTCCAACTGAAGATCATGAAATTTCGAAGGAAGCAGCGCGGATCTTAAAGAAAAAAGGGGTGAAAATTGTAACCTCTGCAAAAGTTCTTTCTGAATCCTTACAGATTGAAAATACACAAGTTTCAATTTCTGCTGAAGTAAAAGGTGAACAACAAAGTTTTAAAGGAGAAAAAATTCTTGTTTCAGTAGGACGCCAAGCAAATACTGAAAATATCGGGTTACAAAACACTGAAATTCAAGTAGAAAAAGGATTTATCCAGGTAAATGAATATTTTCAAACGAAGGAATCACATATATATGCAATCGGTGATGTGATTGGTGGCTTACAATTAGCCCATGTTGCTTCACATGAAGGAATTGTTGCTGTCGAACATATTGCTGGGGAAAAACCAGATCCAATCGATTATTCTTTAATTTCTAAGTGTATTTATAGTAATCCTGAAATGGCAAGTGTCGGTCTTACAGAACAGGAAGCAAAGGATAAAGGCTATCATCTGAAAGTAGGGAAATTCAATTTTAGAGCAATTGGTAAAGCTTTAGTTTATGGAGAAGCAGATGGTTTTGTGAAAATCATTGCAGACAAAGATACAGATGATATTCTTGGTGTTCATATGATTGGTCCACATGTGACAGATATGATTTCTGAAGCGGGACTTGCTCGTGTTCTGGATGCCACTCCATGGGAGGTTGCGCATACTATACATCCGCACCCATCATTAAGTGAGGCAATTGGAGAAGCAGCGTTAGCTGTTGACGGCAAAGCGATTCATTCATAA
- a CDS encoding thiamine pyrophosphate-dependent dehydrogenase E1 component subunit alpha: MTENRHKALGLSDETVLEMYETMLMARRIDERMWLLNRSGKIPFVISCQGQEAAQVGAAFALDRDKDYVLPYYRDLGVVLAFGMTPKELMLSGFAKAEDPNSGGRQMPGHFGQKKNRIVTGSSPVTTQVPHAVGIALAGKMEKKDLVTFVTFGEGSSNQGDFHEGANFAGVHKLPVIFMCENNKYAISVPIERQLACEKVSDRAIGYGMPGVTIDGNDPLEVYKAVKEAADRGRKGEGPTLIEAISYRLTAHSSDDDDRAYRSQDEVAEARTKDSIITFGAYLKEVGVLNDALEKEINDRVMKIVNEATDYAENAPYADPEDALKYVYAKSE, from the coding sequence ATGACTGAAAATCGACATAAAGCTTTAGGTTTATCGGACGAAACCGTTTTAGAAATGTATGAAACAATGTTAATGGCACGCCGTATTGATGAACGAATGTGGTTGTTAAACCGTTCAGGAAAAATACCATTTGTTATTTCCTGTCAGGGACAAGAAGCTGCACAAGTTGGTGCAGCATTTGCTTTAGACCGTGATAAGGACTATGTCCTTCCTTATTATCGTGATTTAGGAGTTGTCTTAGCATTTGGAATGACTCCTAAAGAACTGATGTTATCTGGATTCGCTAAGGCAGAAGATCCAAACTCTGGGGGGCGCCAAATGCCAGGCCATTTTGGACAAAAGAAAAATCGTATTGTAACAGGATCCTCTCCTGTAACTACTCAAGTGCCACATGCAGTAGGGATCGCTTTAGCAGGTAAAATGGAAAAGAAAGATTTAGTTACATTTGTGACATTTGGTGAAGGCTCTTCCAATCAAGGTGATTTCCATGAAGGAGCAAACTTTGCAGGAGTTCATAAATTACCTGTAATTTTTATGTGTGAAAACAATAAATATGCGATTTCAGTTCCTATTGAACGTCAGTTAGCCTGTGAAAAAGTATCTGATCGTGCAATTGGGTACGGAATGCCTGGAGTAACAATTGATGGAAATGATCCATTAGAAGTATATAAAGCGGTGAAAGAAGCTGCTGATAGAGGAAGAAAAGGTGAAGGACCAACACTAATTGAAGCCATTTCTTACCGTCTAACTGCTCACTCTTCAGATGATGATGATCGTGCATATCGTTCACAAGATGAAGTTGCAGAAGCGAGAACCAAGGATTCCATCATTACATTTGGTGCTTATTTAAAGGAAGTCGGTGTGTTGAATGATGCACTTGAAAAAGAAATAAATGATCGTGTGATGAAGATTGTCAATGAAGCGACAGATTACGCTGAGAATGCACCTTATGCAGATCCTGAGGATGCATTGAAGTATGTCTATGCTAAAAGTGAATAA
- a CDS encoding alpha-ketoacid dehydrogenase subunit beta: protein MPVISYIDAVTMAIREEMERDSRVFVLGEDVGKKGGVFKATQGLYDQFGEERVIDTPLAESAIAGVGIGAAMYGMRPIAEMQFADFIMPAVNQIISEAAKIRYRSNNDWNCPMVIRAPYGGGVHGALYHSQSVEAVFANQPGLKIVMPSTPYDVKGLLKAAIRDEDPVIFFEHKRAYRLIKGEVPDDDYVLPIGKADVKREGDDITVITYGLSVHFALQAAERLAQDGIEAHILDLRTVYPLDKEAIIEAASKTGKVLLVTEDNKEGSIMSEVSAIIAENCLFDLDAPIMRLAGPDVPAMPYAPTMEKYFMVNPDKVEKAMRELAEY from the coding sequence ATGCCAGTTATTTCATATATAGATGCAGTTACAATGGCAATTCGAGAAGAAATGGAACGTGATTCACGTGTATTTGTTTTAGGAGAAGATGTTGGTAAAAAAGGTGGGGTATTCAAGGCCACACAAGGACTTTATGATCAGTTTGGTGAAGAGCGTGTTATTGATACCCCATTAGCAGAATCGGCAATTGCAGGTGTCGGAATTGGAGCAGCGATGTATGGAATGAGACCTATTGCTGAAATGCAGTTTGCTGATTTTATCATGCCTGCTGTTAATCAAATTATTTCAGAAGCAGCGAAGATACGTTATCGTTCGAATAATGATTGGAATTGCCCAATGGTTATTCGGGCACCGTATGGTGGTGGTGTTCATGGTGCATTGTATCATTCTCAATCTGTTGAAGCAGTGTTTGCTAATCAACCAGGATTGAAAATTGTTATGCCATCGACTCCATATGACGTCAAGGGATTACTAAAGGCTGCAATCCGTGATGAGGACCCTGTTATATTCTTTGAGCATAAACGTGCATACCGTCTAATCAAGGGAGAGGTTCCTGATGATGATTATGTCCTACCAATTGGGAAGGCAGATGTTAAGCGTGAAGGTGATGACATCACGGTTATTACATATGGATTAAGTGTCCACTTTGCCTTACAAGCGGCAGAAAGGCTTGCTCAAGATGGAATTGAAGCTCATATTTTGGATCTTCGTACTGTCTATCCATTAGATAAAGAGGCAATTATTGAGGCAGCTTCAAAAACTGGAAAAGTTTTATTAGTAACCGAGGACAATAAAGAAGGTAGCATCATGAGTGAGGTTTCTGCGATTATTGCGGAAAATTGCTTGTTTGATTTAGATGCTCCAATCATGCGCTTGGCAGGTCCTGATGTTCCGGCTATGCCATATGCTCCGACAATGGAAAAGTATTTTATGGTTAACCCTGATAAAGTTGAAAAAGCAATGAGGGAATTAGCTGAATACTAA
- a CDS encoding methylmalonyl-CoA mutase family protein produces the protein MNVKDIKQKNFPVHSIEDWEEAVKQSLKGRGISTKDTYENIALKPLYTVEDIDQTKIEQIPGTGFHTRGFDELGRKQYGWKIAQQIKKSSWEDLYPMLQNFMQRGQETIVFDVDQVDDFDQINFFDLKGIEFRKVPLFLPTKNHFKGLLEKLLRHPEKENINGFVGTDIISRKIAKGDIVNLDDRELNEWIIQIKQADNEFPKLKTILIDTAPYHNAGANAIQEIAIALAESIFYIESLKDEQWEPERIAEKLVFHFSIGANFFMEIAKLRAFRRLWSTVANAYQLPKEYQHVTTSAETSSLTKSILDPYVNLLRAGNEAFAAVIGGIDFLHVAAFDEAYAESNEFSARIARNIQWILREEAHLSKVIDPAGGSYYIESLTNEIASKAWELFQLIDAKGGIIDVLKSDWIQDEINQVLEKRQNAIATGKQSLIGTNVYVNLAEPITFPAEFHKHNANTSVNRLSEPFERLRKKSYQLEQMGVSPHAGMICLGPLKDHKARADFATGFLASGGIKATWSKECMNIDDMQTFMRETNYSYYCVCGNDEVYQLFLGKYETWFSKNNRKPIIDIVGNITTELFSQLKNKGISGSINKNQNRIEKLTALLSLWEVE, from the coding sequence ATGAATGTAAAGGACATAAAGCAAAAGAACTTTCCTGTTCATTCCATAGAAGATTGGGAAGAAGCAGTTAAACAATCACTAAAGGGTAGGGGTATATCAACTAAAGATACGTATGAAAATATTGCTTTGAAACCTTTATATACAGTTGAAGATATTGATCAAACAAAAATAGAGCAGATTCCTGGTACAGGTTTCCATACAAGAGGATTCGATGAGCTTGGAAGGAAGCAGTATGGATGGAAAATTGCCCAACAAATAAAGAAAAGTAGCTGGGAAGATCTTTACCCGATGCTTCAAAATTTTATGCAAAGAGGGCAGGAAACCATTGTATTTGACGTCGATCAAGTCGATGATTTTGATCAAATTAATTTTTTTGATCTAAAAGGAATTGAGTTTCGAAAGGTACCTCTTTTCTTACCAACAAAGAACCATTTTAAAGGCTTGTTGGAAAAACTGTTGAGGCATCCAGAGAAGGAAAATATAAACGGTTTTGTAGGAACCGATATAATTTCACGTAAAATTGCTAAAGGGGATATAGTGAACCTGGATGATAGGGAATTGAATGAATGGATCATACAAATCAAGCAAGCAGATAATGAGTTTCCAAAATTAAAAACAATATTAATAGACACAGCCCCCTATCATAATGCTGGGGCAAATGCTATACAGGAAATTGCCATTGCTCTTGCGGAATCGATATTTTATATAGAAAGCTTAAAGGATGAACAATGGGAACCAGAAAGAATTGCTGAAAAACTAGTTTTTCACTTTTCAATAGGTGCGAACTTTTTTATGGAAATTGCTAAGCTTCGCGCATTTCGCAGATTATGGTCTACAGTAGCAAATGCTTATCAATTACCTAAAGAATATCAGCATGTGACCACTAGTGCAGAAACTTCTTCATTAACGAAATCCATTTTGGATCCATATGTCAATCTCTTAAGAGCTGGCAATGAAGCATTCGCGGCTGTAATTGGTGGGATTGATTTTCTTCATGTCGCAGCATTTGATGAGGCCTATGCAGAATCAAATGAGTTCTCAGCTCGGATTGCAAGAAATATTCAATGGATCCTAAGAGAAGAAGCTCATTTAAGTAAAGTCATCGATCCTGCAGGCGGCTCTTATTATATTGAATCCCTTACGAATGAAATTGCCAGTAAAGCATGGGAGCTATTTCAATTAATCGATGCGAAAGGTGGAATAATTGACGTTCTTAAATCAGACTGGATTCAAGATGAAATCAATCAAGTATTGGAAAAAAGACAGAACGCAATAGCTACTGGTAAGCAATCATTAATTGGAACCAATGTGTATGTTAATTTAGCAGAACCAATCACTTTCCCAGCTGAATTTCATAAACACAATGCGAACACTTCAGTAAATAGATTATCTGAGCCATTTGAAAGGCTAAGAAAAAAATCTTATCAACTAGAACAAATGGGAGTATCTCCTCATGCAGGAATGATCTGTTTAGGACCATTAAAGGATCATAAAGCACGGGCAGATTTTGCAACTGGATTTTTAGCTTCTGGTGGGATAAAAGCTACATGGAGCAAGGAATGCATGAATATAGATGATATGCAGACCTTCATGAGAGAAACCAACTACTCATATTATTGTGTTTGTGGAAATGATGAAGTTTATCAATTATTTTTAGGGAAATATGAAACTTGGTTTTCAAAAAATAATCGAAAACCAATCATTGATATTGTTGGGAACATTACAACTGAATTATTTTCACAACTGAAGAATAAGGGTATCTCTGGATCAATTAATAAAAATCAAAATAGGATCGAAAAATTAACCGCGTTGTTGTCATTATGGGAGGTGGAATAG